A window from Streptomyces sp. NBC_00271 encodes these proteins:
- a CDS encoding carbohydrate ABC transporter permease produces the protein MSAVREQTAPRPPLGTGPPRRSTGPGPRRPSKSTGRGIWPYVLIAPAVLGTLYLLVYPLVRAVVISLQDFGLRQLILGGARFVGFKNYETLLGDGRFWEVVRRTFLFMAINVVLIMVLSTLAALMVERLGRFGRTAVLSALVLTWAMPVIAATTVFQWLFHSEFGIVNAVLTDLGFESFHRYPWFAHGPAAFAIVVVLVVWQSVPFAAITLYSALTTVPTELYESARLDGASGPRIFRSITFPMVRPIFMLVFSLEVIWTFKAFVQIWVMTNGGPGDATTILPVYAVQTALSSQRYDLGSAASMVTVVLMSGVLVFYFRQMFRQEDELA, from the coding sequence GTGTCCGCCGTCCGCGAGCAGACCGCCCCCCGCCCCCCACTCGGTACCGGGCCGCCCCGGCGCTCCACCGGTCCAGGGCCGCGCCGCCCGTCGAAGTCCACCGGCCGTGGGATCTGGCCGTACGTCCTGATCGCGCCCGCCGTCCTCGGCACGCTCTATCTGCTCGTCTACCCCCTGGTCCGCGCCGTGGTGATATCGCTGCAGGACTTCGGCCTGCGCCAACTCATCCTGGGCGGCGCGCGGTTCGTCGGATTCAAGAACTACGAGACGCTGCTGGGGGACGGCCGCTTCTGGGAGGTCGTGCGCCGCACCTTCCTCTTCATGGCGATCAACGTCGTCCTGATCATGGTGCTGTCCACGCTGGCCGCGCTCATGGTCGAGCGGCTCGGCCGGTTCGGCCGGACCGCCGTCCTCAGCGCGCTCGTGCTGACCTGGGCGATGCCCGTCATCGCGGCGACCACCGTCTTCCAGTGGCTGTTCCACTCGGAGTTCGGCATCGTCAACGCGGTTCTGACCGACCTGGGGTTCGAGTCCTTCCACCGCTACCCCTGGTTCGCGCACGGCCCGGCCGCCTTCGCCATCGTGGTCGTTCTCGTCGTATGGCAGTCCGTGCCCTTCGCCGCGATCACCCTGTACTCGGCCCTCACCACCGTCCCCACCGAGCTGTACGAGTCGGCGCGGCTCGACGGGGCGTCGGGGCCGCGGATCTTCCGCTCGATCACCTTCCCCATGGTCCGGCCGATCTTCATGCTGGTGTTCTCGCTCGAGGTGATCTGGACCTTCAAGGCGTTCGTCCAGATCTGGGTGATGACCAACGGCGGGCCCGGCGACGCGACGACGATCCTGCCCGTGTACGCGGTGCAGACCGCCCTGTCGAGCCAGCGCTACGACCTCGGTTCGGCGGCCTCCATGGTCACCGTCGTGCTGATGTCGGGCGTGCTCGTCTTCTACTTCCGCCAGATGTTCCGCCAGGAGGACGAGCTCGCATGA
- a CDS encoding carbohydrate ABC transporter permease: MSTTRPRIRRLPLNAAAVVTVVVCLFPVYWMVATAFTPTRDIQSDNPRILPRTWTLDHFRTAIGAAGFGLFWRNSILVTLSAVLLALVIALGAAYAVARMKWKGRRQFMLMVFIAQMAPWESLIIPVYIISRDTDMLDRLPTLTLVYFMMTLPFTIIVLGGFIGTIPPELEESAQVDGCTRLGAFRRVAFPLLAPGLMATSLFGYITAWNEFAYANFLIIKQQDNRTLPVWLSSFQNVFGTDWGATMAASTLFAAPALMVFLLLQRHVTSGFAAGAVKG; the protein is encoded by the coding sequence ATGAGCACGACCCGGCCCCGCATCCGCCGTCTGCCCCTGAACGCCGCCGCCGTCGTCACCGTGGTGGTCTGTCTCTTCCCGGTCTACTGGATGGTCGCCACCGCGTTCACCCCGACCCGCGACATCCAGTCCGACAACCCCCGGATCCTCCCTCGGACCTGGACACTCGACCACTTCCGCACCGCCATCGGCGCCGCCGGCTTCGGCCTGTTCTGGCGCAACAGCATCCTCGTCACGCTGAGCGCCGTCCTGCTCGCCCTCGTCATCGCGCTCGGCGCCGCCTACGCGGTCGCCCGGATGAAGTGGAAGGGGCGCCGGCAGTTCATGCTCATGGTCTTCATCGCGCAGATGGCGCCCTGGGAATCACTGATCATCCCGGTCTACATCATCTCCAGGGACACCGACATGCTCGACCGGCTCCCGACCTTGACCCTCGTCTACTTCATGATGACGCTGCCCTTCACCATCATCGTCCTGGGCGGCTTCATCGGCACGATCCCCCCGGAGCTGGAGGAGTCCGCCCAGGTCGACGGCTGCACCCGGCTCGGCGCGTTCCGGCGTGTGGCGTTCCCGCTCCTTGCCCCGGGCCTGATGGCCACCTCGCTGTTCGGCTACATCACCGCCTGGAACGAGTTCGCCTACGCCAACTTCCTGATCATCAAGCAGCAGGACAACCGCACCCTGCCCGTGTGGCTGTCCTCGTTCCAGAACGTCTTCGGCACCGACTGGGGCGCCACGATGGCCGCCTCGACCCTCTTCGCCGCCCCGGCGCTCATGGTGTTCCTGCTGCTCCAGCGTCATGTCACCTCCGGCTTCGCGGCCGGCGCAGTCAAGGGCTGA